In Campylobacterota bacterium, one DNA window encodes the following:
- a CDS encoding ankyrin repeat domain-containing protein, whose product MNICTVFGLFFLMQVMLGSVFAAEPNFSDPSNYYAVLGLSKDATKGQIRARYKKLAVQYHPDKEGSNEQFVMIHKAYEKLLNPDDHDDGKSYDELEKAILSNKFMDVVRLTEPQNVSLYEKTGSHYILFAYSFMAALEEHDILIGVDSSLIEILNHLIKTFGISDELGNFMFDCLQRFASAKQDAWAHIWGYILLRDIIPNAGKQINEKVHSFTPLHFIAQFFRESSNWSGQIMEKLIKQGAQIEAIVDSDGQTPLHCAAENGQTSAIKILLDRGANINAQENEGRTSLHLAILGMYEAAGMSGKDNVTPVRRRETVALLLERGADRSIADKKGQTALACAQAKVARMKAGGKTVTAFEKIVELLQKGQAAESKSSKGKGQKSTGEPGSTPGAQAKPQEPMLSLLQALKLKVLHLLGAVAGK is encoded by the coding sequence ATGAATATCTGTACTGTTTTTGGACTGTTTTTTTTGATGCAAGTAATGCTTGGGAGTGTTTTTGCCGCTGAGCCAAATTTTAGCGATCCGTCAAACTATTATGCTGTGTTGGGCTTGTCTAAGGATGCAACTAAAGGGCAGATAAGAGCACGATACAAAAAGCTAGCCGTGCAATATCACCCAGATAAAGAGGGAAGTAACGAGCAATTTGTAATGATTCACAAAGCGTATGAAAAATTACTTAATCCTGATGATCATGATGATGGAAAAAGCTACGACGAACTTGAAAAAGCTATTCTATCAAATAAATTCATGGATGTTGTAAGGTTGACCGAACCACAAAACGTGTCGTTGTATGAAAAAACGGGTAGCCATTACATATTATTTGCGTATAGTTTTATGGCTGCGTTAGAAGAGCATGATATTCTTATCGGGGTTGATAGCTCTCTGATAGAAATCTTAAATCACCTTATCAAGACATTTGGTATATCTGATGAATTAGGCAATTTTATGTTCGATTGTTTGCAGCGTTTCGCCTCTGCAAAACAAGATGCTTGGGCACATATATGGGGTTATATATTGCTTCGAGACATTATTCCTAATGCAGGCAAGCAAATTAATGAGAAGGTGCACTCATTTACACCACTTCATTTCATAGCACAGTTTTTTAGGGAGTCATCTAACTGGTCTGGTCAAATAATGGAGAAGTTGATTAAGCAAGGCGCACAAATTGAGGCGATAGTAGATAGTGATGGCCAAACACCATTACACTGTGCGGCTGAAAATGGTCAAACTTCTGCTATAAAAATATTACTTGACCGGGGTGCTAACATTAATGCGCAGGAAAATGAGGGCAGAACATCGCTGCATCTTGCAATCCTTGGCATGTATGAAGCTGCTGGTATGAGCGGCAAAGATAATGTGACCCCTGTCCGACGCCGGGAAACGGTTGCGTTGCTGCTTGAGCGAGGGGCAGATAGATCTATTGCGGACAAGAAGGGCCAGACTGCTTTGGCGTGCGCTCAAGCTAAAGTTGCCAGAATGAAAGCAGGGGGTAAAACTGTTACAGCCTTTGAGAAAATAGTTGAACTGTTGCAAAAAGGTCAAGCCGCTGAGTCCAAGTCTTCTAAAGGGAAAGGGCAAAAATCAACAGGAGAGCCGGGGTCAACGCCAGGAGCTCAGGCCAAGCCGCAAGAGCCAATGCTGTCACTACTGCAGGCACTCAAGCTTAAGGTGTTGCATCTGCTCGGTGCTGTTGCTGGAAAGTAA
- a CDS encoding ankyrin repeat domain-containing protein, translated as MNVRTVIGVLLIAQVMVGGFLGAADVVPRDKKSEFLSNAARGSTVPRDNSLEAMKAILRQYPQVINAVDEDGETALWKATKKGHVDIVEWLLTQAEGGKGLVNKADSKGVTPLEKSFQKEGGGALSSERYKIADLLLGHGAGMDKISDADWSKYISNAAGTFDISPGFLLKVFAGKRDVFTKIVQEDDFFIQDLLVRFWYGKSKKQENDWRRVISEIIKKMIPDDAKLLDVLLQIGKARMPQRDQLIELLLEEGLLSKEVCASNIAKLYKHEAYEVIVSLLDKIKLEGLSAEDYENMMCVAAEHKKEGLGALSNMLKKRPVRDNHFLLQHLLKNENYDEEVIPAIQKFITEGILDDKAFSNRMILADLWRTKAFDKITKLYKTVPEPYRKDLIESLFASVRQTSDINEKFFLELLRFDNEIARFILVDKSGKSTVLHKFLSDYATFPKKKLETLVQALIDVGADVNAMASDGESPLSLALEGLKFNVALMLIKAGADTKGRTKSGQSMPQFFMDVKKELDQTLLAKAEIKELDTLLKPDENELGLFRLEELLRKADSKSVDDYLEIAGLAKHVDPNKQYSEGSLLHIFLNSALKNVQRGEKLFSYRIVSIIDMLVGADPSCVHKKDALGNTPLHLVCKAGSQLLEYKFLDVIKKLVSAGANIKVKNNGGKTAYQIYAEKESPGYLWNNDEVRKVLEPQLEADDLKGLTQAELARVVTVNMNKSIVDAAYKLYAKRYHVDRFIEKPVERGADRAIIGHILKENLSSEYQKINTYEGPIQDILRKWHSSVDRKNVRIDNQEYDGVKKFLTAIKDTYERRKNFFTDDVEKRRNELSVELAKNIQGANVVAVKKTLEKFKENHISLNYLHKDFGGGWSSKSPLMAVYNEFKVSSSQDYALLDALLEHGADVHYENPYVGTEERSVFIKALTSKDEGILKHLFSKKINLFHEYDSSALPYLTPFTMIVNEALRDFSACERIFVTCLTSCAEQIKNNNFLVVDYFARESTTPGYRKPALNRALMKNGPNDIDVARLLLDAGASPTQEFYDFGVHTNQYSHWTPLHQAIHLRKKDFFSLFMEEKYREQVDVNAQIIYNVEAKKEKLNEQDEKIVLTGQKTETPLHLIVKKNEFSAADIRKIFERGPDLSLVDHNGLTARQVLENANHPDKVAILKLFDQYAVQFFSYINQKNYEKTAAYIAGPTFNENVVDAQGNTILHAIVDSNFTPENKKKLILQLRSKLSSGFVNNKNNQGNTPLLLAAAKKESEIAMLLSAFTGADVNLTDSSGKSFMDYLDDNPDLQRKNAAHMKYEVYVTYVQDGGVQALKKALSGERDLSDIRDPLGNTLLHAAINQSNKVGGFNTRIVEQLIIHNVAPKNFILLKNLDGKTPLHLLGADAKVDFIVTALKNKGWKNDDFESLFEIFEEAGNIVAQRYLILKENCYPKNLNLFVNKLFEGELHQVTDILQPMIQEAIRRGQVALVKRFFEKINKLSGEAKNDMMNKNVAVWGLLHWAIYADSKDIFDYLLEQGISPNKEHFIESAWVLPIQYLTYKGKLEWAKELLNREPTPANIAATKNKAGYTPLAFAVSMGKPDFVNLFLGHNKSYRNKAGKTLENKITDTDKNAVLTWAKSQPKNEALTKIITLLEQGSTNDPDFFKADPASSSKKKEPGTGPTPGAEQAKTKPQEPAVSLLQVLKLKMLHLLGVVSGSGQARAHDRGKK; from the coding sequence ATGAATGTACGTACGGTTATTGGAGTGCTGCTTATTGCACAGGTGATGGTTGGCGGCTTTTTGGGTGCTGCAGATGTTGTGCCTAGAGACAAAAAAAGCGAGTTTTTGTCAAACGCTGCGCGAGGTTCAACGGTGCCGCGTGATAATAGCCTTGAAGCGATGAAGGCTATTTTGAGGCAATACCCACAAGTGATTAACGCCGTTGATGAAGATGGCGAAACAGCGCTATGGAAAGCTACAAAAAAAGGACATGTTGATATTGTTGAGTGGCTTCTTACTCAGGCTGAAGGGGGCAAGGGTCTTGTAAATAAAGCTGACAGCAAGGGTGTAACCCCTCTTGAAAAAAGTTTTCAAAAAGAAGGAGGGGGGGCGCTAAGCAGCGAGAGGTATAAAATTGCTGATTTGTTGCTTGGCCATGGTGCTGGTATGGATAAAATATCTGATGCTGATTGGTCAAAGTATATATCCAATGCAGCAGGAACTTTTGATATTTCTCCTGGTTTTCTTTTAAAAGTTTTTGCGGGAAAACGTGACGTGTTTACTAAAATTGTCCAGGAAGATGATTTTTTTATTCAAGACCTCTTGGTAAGATTTTGGTATGGCAAAAGTAAAAAGCAAGAGAATGACTGGAGACGTGTCATCAGTGAAATCATAAAAAAAATGATACCTGATGATGCTAAATTGTTAGATGTTTTGTTGCAAATTGGCAAGGCTCGTATGCCTCAAAGAGATCAGCTCATTGAGTTGCTGCTCGAGGAGGGTCTATTAAGCAAAGAAGTATGCGCGAGCAATATTGCGAAGTTGTATAAACATGAAGCCTATGAGGTGATTGTTTCCTTGCTGGACAAAATAAAGCTTGAAGGTCTAAGCGCAGAAGACTATGAAAACATGATGTGCGTTGCAGCAGAGCATAAAAAAGAAGGTCTAGGTGCATTGAGTAATATGCTGAAGAAAAGACCGGTACGCGACAACCACTTTCTTCTTCAGCATTTGCTTAAGAATGAAAATTATGACGAAGAAGTCATTCCCGCAATTCAAAAATTTATTACAGAAGGCATTCTTGATGACAAGGCCTTTAGTAATCGTATGATTTTGGCAGATTTATGGAGGACTAAGGCTTTTGATAAAATTACAAAATTGTACAAAACTGTCCCAGAGCCCTATAGGAAGGATCTTATAGAGTCGTTATTTGCATCGGTGCGTCAAACCTCTGATATTAATGAAAAATTTTTTTTAGAATTACTTAGGTTTGATAATGAAATTGCGCGATTTATTTTGGTTGATAAATCAGGAAAAAGTACAGTTTTACATAAGTTTTTGAGTGATTATGCTACTTTTCCAAAGAAAAAATTGGAAACATTAGTACAAGCATTAATCGATGTTGGCGCTGATGTTAATGCGATGGCTAGTGATGGTGAAAGTCCTTTGTCCCTTGCTCTGGAAGGCCTGAAGTTCAACGTGGCCTTAATGTTAATTAAAGCTGGGGCAGATACTAAAGGTCGTACAAAATCTGGACAGAGTATGCCCCAGTTTTTTATGGATGTTAAGAAAGAATTAGATCAAACCTTGCTAGCTAAAGCCGAGATCAAAGAACTTGATACACTGCTCAAACCTGATGAAAATGAACTTGGTTTGTTTCGGTTGGAAGAGTTGCTACGCAAAGCAGATAGTAAGTCTGTCGATGATTATTTGGAGATTGCTGGTCTGGCAAAGCATGTTGACCCAAACAAGCAGTATTCAGAGGGGTCTCTTCTTCATATATTTTTAAATAGTGCACTGAAAAATGTGCAAAGGGGTGAAAAACTTTTCTCCTACCGTATTGTAAGCATTATAGATATGCTCGTAGGTGCAGATCCGTCTTGCGTGCATAAAAAAGATGCATTAGGCAATACCCCATTACACCTGGTCTGTAAAGCTGGGTCTCAGCTTCTTGAATACAAATTTTTGGATGTAATTAAAAAATTAGTTAGCGCCGGAGCTAACATAAAGGTAAAAAATAATGGCGGTAAGACTGCATATCAAATCTATGCAGAAAAAGAGAGCCCTGGCTATTTGTGGAATAATGATGAAGTCAGGAAAGTGTTGGAACCACAACTTGAGGCAGATGATCTTAAAGGCTTGACTCAAGCAGAGCTTGCGAGGGTGGTAACAGTTAATATGAATAAGAGCATTGTTGATGCTGCGTATAAACTTTATGCTAAGCGTTATCACGTTGATAGATTCATAGAGAAGCCTGTGGAGAGGGGGGCTGATAGGGCGATTATTGGACATATACTTAAAGAAAATTTGTCCAGTGAATATCAAAAAATAAACACCTACGAAGGGCCGATACAAGATATTTTACGTAAATGGCATAGCAGCGTTGATAGAAAAAATGTACGGATAGATAATCAAGAATATGATGGTGTAAAAAAGTTTCTTACTGCTATAAAAGATACATACGAGCGTCGAAAAAACTTTTTCACTGATGATGTTGAGAAAAGGCGCAATGAACTTTCTGTTGAGCTTGCCAAAAACATACAGGGTGCAAATGTAGTAGCCGTCAAAAAGACGCTTGAAAAATTTAAAGAAAATCATATTTCGCTTAACTATCTACATAAAGATTTTGGTGGTGGGTGGAGTTCAAAAAGTCCATTAATGGCTGTATACAATGAGTTTAAAGTTTCTAGCAGTCAGGATTATGCATTATTGGACGCTCTCCTTGAGCATGGTGCTGATGTTCATTATGAGAATCCTTATGTGGGGACTGAAGAGCGTTCAGTATTTATAAAAGCTCTTACAAGTAAAGATGAGGGCATCTTAAAGCACCTTTTTTCGAAGAAGATTAATTTGTTTCACGAATATGACAGCTCAGCACTTCCGTATCTTACCCCATTTACCATGATAGTGAACGAGGCTCTCAGGGATTTCTCAGCTTGTGAACGGATTTTTGTTACATGTCTTACATCATGTGCTGAGCAGATAAAGAATAATAATTTTCTGGTAGTTGATTACTTCGCCAGAGAATCTACCACACCTGGTTATAGAAAACCAGCGCTTAATAGAGCTCTTATGAAAAATGGTCCTAATGATATAGATGTTGCACGTCTTTTGCTTGATGCAGGAGCAAGTCCGACTCAAGAGTTTTACGATTTTGGTGTACATACTAATCAGTATTCTCACTGGACCCCTTTGCATCAAGCGATTCATTTACGAAAAAAAGATTTTTTCTCTTTATTTATGGAAGAAAAGTATCGCGAACAGGTTGATGTTAATGCTCAGATTATCTATAACGTTGAAGCTAAAAAAGAGAAATTAAATGAACAAGATGAAAAAATTGTTTTAACGGGTCAAAAAACTGAAACTCCTTTGCACTTGATCGTCAAAAAAAATGAATTTTCTGCTGCTGATATACGAAAAATCTTTGAACGGGGACCTGACTTGAGCTTAGTTGATCATAATGGATTAACTGCACGGCAGGTTTTGGAAAATGCAAATCACCCTGATAAAGTAGCCATTTTAAAGCTGTTTGACCAATATGCGGTGCAGTTCTTCTCTTACATTAACCAAAAAAACTACGAAAAGACTGCAGCCTATATAGCTGGTCCTACATTTAATGAAAATGTTGTTGATGCGCAAGGGAATACGATACTACATGCAATTGTAGACTCAAATTTTACGCCTGAGAATAAAAAGAAGCTTATCTTGCAACTACGCTCAAAGCTTTCTTCAGGTTTTGTAAATAATAAAAATAATCAGGGGAATACACCTCTTTTACTTGCAGCTGCAAAAAAAGAGTCTGAAATAGCCATGTTGTTGAGTGCATTTACTGGTGCTGATGTAAATCTTACAGATTCTTCTGGAAAATCATTTATGGATTATCTTGACGATAATCCTGATTTACAAAGAAAGAATGCAGCGCATATGAAATATGAAGTATATGTGACCTACGTTCAGGATGGTGGTGTACAAGCTTTGAAAAAAGCTCTTAGTGGTGAAAGAGACCTGTCTGATATCAGAGACCCCTTGGGGAACACATTACTGCATGCTGCAATTAATCAGTCTAACAAAGTTGGAGGTTTTAACACTAGAATAGTTGAACAGCTTATAATACATAATGTAGCACCTAAGAACTTTATTTTGCTCAAAAATTTGGATGGGAAAACACCATTGCATTTGTTAGGGGCTGATGCCAAAGTTGATTTCATAGTTACAGCGTTAAAAAATAAAGGTTGGAAAAATGATGACTTTGAAAGTCTTTTTGAGATTTTTGAAGAGGCAGGCAATATTGTTGCGCAGCGCTATCTCATCTTGAAGGAGAACTGTTATCCTAAAAACTTAAATCTTTTTGTTAACAAACTATTTGAAGGTGAGCTTCATCAAGTGACTGATATTTTACAACCAATGATTCAAGAAGCCATTAGACGTGGGCAGGTAGCGTTGGTTAAGCGATTTTTTGAAAAAATCAATAAACTTTCAGGTGAGGCAAAAAATGATATGATGAATAAGAATGTTGCCGTCTGGGGTCTATTGCATTGGGCTATTTATGCTGACAGCAAAGATATATTTGATTATCTCTTAGAGCAGGGAATTTCACCAAACAAAGAGCATTTTATTGAAAGTGCTTGGGTGTTACCTATCCAGTATTTGACCTATAAAGGCAAGCTCGAATGGGCCAAGGAGCTGCTTAATCGGGAACCAACGCCAGCAAATATAGCAGCAACGAAGAATAAAGCAGGTTATACCCCGTTAGCCTTTGCTGTATCAATGGGTAAACCAGATTTTGTTAATTTATTTCTTGGGCACAACAAGTCTTACAGGAATAAAGCAGGTAAGACCCTGGAAAATAAAATAACTGATACTGATAAAAATGCTGTTCTTACATGGGCAAAGTCTCAGCCAAAAAATGAAGCATTAACAAAAATCATTACACTCCTGGAACAGGGTTCAACGAATGATCCTGACTTCTTCAAGGCCGACCCGGCGTCTTCTAGTAAGAAAAAGGAGCCAGGAACAGGACCAACGCCAGGAGCTGAACAAGCTAAGACCAAGCCGCAAGAGCCAGCAGTTTCACTATTGCAGGTACTCAAGCTTAAAATGTTACATTTGCTAGGTGTTGTCAGCGGCAGTGGTCAAGCTCGGGCGCATGATCGAGGGAAAAAATAA
- a CDS encoding ankyrin repeat domain-containing protein: MNTNACTAVLVALCMMGVSSLFAGEPANGPHVALKDQGITLVFDASVEDINARLKPLMTRYHPDSGAAPDREKFEAIDQAYKTMTSPHYRMWLKGYSQNDDFKRANPDYEDYLFNDNVKQNKRATDVENALKNIDLDAIRQVLEAEKNDPDYVNEYRLPGKFFDYSIKNRANGNLLGQAYQQYEELIRQRVESPREKEAKKKTLQAIAQQFVDAGHTINFLYPDQNTASRTFLHHLVEQKHLEWLKIVLSAAQDVAVLVAQDRDGNTPLHKALQMKVPDMVQALLAPFTIEQETLNVKNRNDVYLLGMALADEDMQNNFLYLFLDKNVNQVFGEKKETALHYAVRMGQVALANTILDKYSDKLDVCVQDSIGETVLHVATRVWDDDSDQWNSSLFKKILELNGAGDALNSKSKKGKTPLELAQTVFEPEQLKQLGPLFAQHDPITIFTQALQSNDEQRVADVLDKTVFDETHVDAQQRNPVHLLVLSNFSVEQKERLISQARSKGISDNEVDVDDKTPLDHALEKNERELVEYFLWAGLRPSQPVTDDEIKKLIDRIKQAREAKQVVRDQNHENLNEKYLASLDVKNIRDENGRSLLHDAVYSGTGKAINLLLKQGARIYVKDNEGKTPWDLAIDASIKKPLQDNLNQQLLYAIEDNDVPAVDYLLDIGANIKATGVLHGAIDQNNFEMFKHLLEKGAPRNGSRDDMLVLQYLVLKDRLDWAKYILDLELPAYLNQQSPTSQWTPLHFAVFNGKLDFVRLFMGHDKQFFSPAKKVNVQNKVDLTIKNNLGHSAIDVLDDVEGKISSEAWSEINDLLRWGDEQIRWHLNRGDNVSVFNDLDIKAMAEGEFEWFETAIKERNPHLYRVYEISRDIEQADISPWNLPDIKDDKFRLLNVFIKAGAKVNYVPKKRQDGDSLLHLAVKDKKWEFVEFFRSCGADERAKNNDGKSARELLDEITKSAEGGDEEAKKIKNVLSTSYSPLFLALEKDNKIAFEAQFRDDPNTRRNPFRDGMSLLQHLIKKDKYEWAEYLLGLDVPAEVNFVVKGKNVSGDTALHTAIKEGKPEFVKLLLAQNKQFTDPVLKEKINKVDLNIQNARGKTVRDVLNDKKDEEPGKMTVWDEIEGMLLGETSAKPGPSDPKPKAVEVQDSVTSLLQVLKLKILHLLGAVSQ, encoded by the coding sequence ATGAACACGAACGCTTGTACTGCTGTGTTGGTTGCGCTGTGTATGATGGGTGTCAGTAGTTTGTTTGCCGGCGAGCCAGCCAACGGGCCTCATGTTGCGCTAAAAGACCAGGGTATAACACTGGTATTTGATGCATCGGTTGAGGATATAAATGCGAGATTAAAGCCGCTTATGACGCGCTATCATCCAGATTCTGGAGCTGCTCCGGACAGGGAAAAGTTTGAGGCGATCGATCAAGCGTATAAAACAATGACATCACCGCACTATCGTATGTGGCTTAAGGGATATAGCCAGAATGATGATTTTAAGCGAGCCAATCCTGACTACGAAGACTATTTATTTAATGACAACGTCAAGCAAAACAAGCGAGCAACGGATGTTGAAAACGCCTTGAAAAATATTGATCTTGATGCCATACGTCAGGTACTTGAGGCAGAAAAAAATGATCCTGACTATGTTAATGAGTATCGGTTGCCGGGAAAGTTTTTCGATTACAGTATAAAAAATAGGGCGAATGGAAATCTGCTTGGTCAAGCATACCAGCAGTATGAAGAGCTGATTAGGCAAAGGGTTGAAAGTCCACGTGAAAAAGAAGCAAAAAAGAAAACGTTGCAAGCAATAGCACAACAGTTTGTTGATGCAGGTCACACAATCAATTTTTTGTATCCCGATCAAAATACCGCAAGTAGAACGTTTTTACACCACCTTGTTGAGCAAAAGCATTTGGAGTGGCTTAAGATTGTGCTGAGCGCTGCGCAAGATGTGGCAGTTTTAGTTGCACAAGATCGTGATGGGAATACGCCACTGCATAAGGCGTTACAAATGAAGGTGCCTGACATGGTCCAGGCGCTTTTAGCACCGTTTACCATCGAACAAGAGACATTAAATGTAAAAAATAGGAATGACGTTTATCTGCTTGGTATGGCACTAGCCGATGAAGATATGCAGAATAATTTTTTATACTTATTTTTGGATAAAAATGTCAATCAAGTTTTTGGCGAGAAAAAAGAGACCGCATTGCATTATGCCGTGCGTATGGGGCAGGTTGCATTAGCCAACACTATTTTAGACAAATATTCCGATAAACTTGATGTGTGTGTGCAAGATTCAATCGGTGAGACCGTGCTGCATGTGGCTACACGGGTATGGGACGATGATAGTGACCAATGGAACAGTTCATTGTTTAAAAAAATTCTTGAACTTAATGGAGCTGGGGATGCGCTCAACAGTAAATCAAAAAAAGGGAAAACGCCTTTAGAGTTGGCTCAAACCGTGTTTGAGCCAGAGCAGCTTAAGCAACTAGGGCCACTGTTTGCTCAGCATGATCCGATAACGATTTTTACACAAGCATTGCAAAGCAACGATGAGCAACGCGTTGCAGATGTTCTTGATAAGACAGTATTTGATGAAACACACGTTGACGCACAGCAGCGTAACCCCGTGCACTTGCTGGTGTTGTCAAATTTTTCTGTTGAACAAAAAGAGCGTTTGATCAGTCAAGCAAGAAGCAAAGGAATTAGTGATAATGAAGTTGACGTTGATGACAAAACGCCACTTGATCATGCTCTTGAAAAGAATGAACGTGAGCTTGTAGAGTACTTTTTGTGGGCTGGTCTTCGCCCATCACAACCAGTGACAGACGATGAAATAAAAAAACTCATTGATCGTATTAAGCAAGCCAGAGAGGCAAAACAAGTAGTGCGTGATCAAAATCATGAAAATCTTAATGAAAAATATTTAGCGAGTTTGGATGTAAAAAATATCAGAGATGAGAATGGGAGGTCACTGCTACATGATGCCGTCTATAGTGGTACGGGAAAAGCCATCAATCTTTTGCTCAAGCAGGGTGCACGCATTTATGTTAAAGATAATGAGGGAAAGACTCCTTGGGATTTAGCAATAGACGCATCAATTAAAAAACCACTACAAGATAATTTGAATCAGCAGCTACTGTATGCGATTGAAGACAATGATGTGCCGGCGGTTGATTACCTGCTTGACATTGGCGCTAACATAAAAGCAACAGGTGTATTGCATGGAGCAATCGATCAAAATAACTTTGAGATGTTTAAGCATTTGCTTGAAAAAGGTGCACCGCGTAATGGAAGCAGAGATGATATGTTAGTCCTACAGTACCTTGTTTTGAAAGATAGGTTGGATTGGGCAAAATATATTTTAGATTTAGAGCTGCCGGCTTATTTAAATCAGCAAAGTCCAACAAGTCAATGGACCCCGCTGCATTTTGCAGTTTTTAATGGAAAGCTCGATTTTGTCAGGTTGTTTATGGGCCATGACAAGCAGTTTTTCAGCCCAGCAAAAAAAGTGAATGTTCAAAATAAAGTTGATTTGACAATCAAAAATAATTTGGGTCACAGTGCGATAGATGTGCTTGATGACGTTGAAGGGAAAATTAGTTCGGAAGCTTGGAGTGAGATTAATGACCTCCTTCGCTGGGGTGATGAGCAGATACGTTGGCATCTTAATCGAGGGGATAATGTGTCTGTCTTTAATGACCTTGATATTAAAGCAATGGCAGAAGGTGAATTTGAGTGGTTTGAGACAGCAATAAAAGAAAGAAATCCGCATCTGTATCGTGTTTATGAGATTTCTAGAGATATCGAGCAAGCCGATATTAGTCCTTGGAATTTGCCAGATATTAAAGATGATAAATTCAGGCTGCTCAACGTTTTTATCAAAGCGGGAGCAAAAGTTAATTACGTTCCGAAAAAACGGCAGGACGGGGATAGTTTGTTGCACTTGGCCGTTAAAGATAAAAAATGGGAATTCGTTGAATTTTTTCGCTCATGTGGTGCGGATGAGAGAGCAAAAAACAACGACGGTAAAAGTGCCAGGGAACTTTTAGATGAGATAACTAAGAGTGCCGAGGGCGGCGACGAAGAGGCTAAAAAAATAAAAAATGTACTGAGCACGAGTTATTCACCTTTATTTTTGGCGTTAGAAAAAGACAATAAAATTGCTTTTGAAGCCCAGTTTAGAGATGATCCCAATACGAGACGTAATCCATTTAGAGATGGTATGTCGTTGTTACAGCATTTGATAAAAAAAGATAAGTACGAATGGGCTGAATACTTGCTTGGTCTTGATGTGCCAGCAGAGGTAAACTTCGTTGTGAAAGGGAAAAATGTATCAGGTGATACAGCACTTCATACTGCTATAAAAGAGGGCAAACCTGAATTTGTAAAACTTCTTTTGGCCCAAAATAAACAATTTACAGATCCTGTTTTAAAAGAAAAAATTAATAAAGTTGATCTGAACATTCAAAATGCTCGAGGAAAAACTGTGCGTGATGTTCTGAATGATAAAAAAGATGAAGAGCCCGGTAAGATGACCGTCTGGGATGAGATTGAAGGGATGTTGTTAGGTGAGACCTCGGCAAAACCAGGGCCCTCTGATCCCAAGCCAAAGGCTGTTGAGGTGCAAGATTCAGTGACTTCATTGTTACAGGTGCTTAAACTTAAAATACTGCATTTGCTAGGTGCTGTGAGTCAGTGA